A genome region from Clostridia bacterium includes the following:
- a CDS encoding transketolase family protein, protein MPKSIRDAYGEALRKYGVPSKNVVVLDADLSGSTKSALFAKEAPERFFNVGISENNMVAMAAGMSTCGKTVFVNTFTSFLTTIGACAAKALISYGRLNVKMAGAYAGLSGAYDGPSHHALEDVAIMRALPNFTVFVASDEIMTDKLTKYLAQEHIGPAYLRLSREALPVVYSESDTFVPGGSKVLCEGNDAVIFTMGFMVSKSLEAAKKLKEEGIEATVIDLYSIKPIDRDTIVKYAKACGAVVAAEEHNIIGGLTSAVSEVMLTEGAYAPLESVSMPDRHAETGKYADLTKKFGFTAEAVEAAVKKAIERKGK, encoded by the coding sequence ATGCCTAAATCAATAAGAGACGCATACGGCGAAGCATTAAGAAAATACGGCGTGCCCAGTAAGAACGTAGTCGTGCTCGACGCCGACCTTTCCGGCTCCACGAAGTCGGCGCTGTTTGCAAAGGAAGCGCCCGAACGCTTCTTCAACGTGGGCATAAGCGAGAACAACATGGTCGCAATGGCGGCGGGCATGTCCACCTGCGGCAAGACCGTATTCGTAAATACGTTCACTTCGTTCCTTACGACTATAGGCGCATGCGCCGCAAAGGCGCTTATTTCCTACGGCAGGCTCAACGTAAAGATGGCGGGCGCTTACGCCGGCCTTTCGGGCGCATACGACGGACCCAGCCACCACGCGCTTGAGGACGTTGCGATAATGCGCGCGCTGCCCAATTTTACGGTGTTCGTTGCGAGCGACGAGATAATGACGGACAAGCTTACGAAATATCTTGCGCAGGAACACATAGGCCCTGCGTACCTGCGCCTTTCGAGAGAAGCCTTACCCGTAGTTTACTCCGAGAGCGACACGTTCGTTCCCGGCGGCTCGAAGGTGCTCTGCGAGGGAAATGACGCCGTAATATTCACCATGGGCTTTATGGTATCGAAGTCGCTCGAAGCGGCGAAAAAGCTTAAAGAAGAAGGTATTGAGGCAACTGTTATTGACCTTTATTCGATAAAGCCCATAGACCGCGATACCATAGTAAAATACGCCAAAGCCTGCGGCGCCGTAGTTGCGGCGGAGGAGCACAATATCATCGGCGGACTTACGAGCGCCGTGTCTGAGGTGATGCTCACCGAGGGCGCTTACGCGCCGCTCGAGTCGGTGTCGATGCCCGACAGACACGCCGAAACAGGCAAGTATGCCGACCTTACGAAGAAGTTCGGCTTTACCGCCGAGGCCGTAGAGGCTGCCGTAAA
- a CDS encoding transketolase — MSLDPKRKAYLESLCRQFRIDVIETLHSVQTGHPGGSLSVCEILTAIFFEKARFDAKNPKWPGRDRIVLSKGHAAPMLYRILAELEFFPKEDLKTLRQAGSHLQGHPSPNHTPGIEIPTGPLGFGYSAALGMALAQRMDYPDAYTYAILGDGETNEGIVWEAAMSASKFKADNFITILDNNHVQLDGPSSVIMPMGDIHAKWSAFGYNVIHCNGHDVEDVCDAIDEAKAKKGMPSIIIAETVKGKGVSFMEGNNKWHGSAIDDESYKKAMAELKGGASDA; from the coding sequence ATGAGTTTAGACCCAAAAAGAAAGGCCTATCTCGAATCGCTGTGCAGGCAGTTTCGCATAGATGTGATAGAAACTCTGCATTCGGTACAGACCGGTCATCCCGGCGGCTCGTTATCGGTGTGTGAGATCCTCACGGCGATATTTTTTGAGAAAGCGAGGTTCGACGCGAAAAACCCGAAGTGGCCCGGCCGCGACCGTATAGTTTTAAGCAAAGGCCACGCGGCTCCGATGCTTTACCGTATACTCGCCGAGCTTGAGTTCTTCCCGAAGGAGGATCTAAAGACTCTGCGCCAGGCGGGAAGCCACCTTCAGGGACATCCGTCGCCCAATCATACCCCCGGTATAGAGATACCTACGGGTCCTCTGGGCTTCGGCTACTCCGCGGCGCTCGGCATGGCGCTGGCACAGCGCATGGACTATCCCGACGCGTATACTTACGCTATCTTAGGAGACGGCGAAACGAACGAGGGCATCGTTTGGGAGGCCGCTATGTCCGCGTCCAAATTCAAGGCGGACAACTTTATCACCATACTTGACAACAACCACGTACAGCTCGACGGTCCGAGCAGCGTTATCATGCCGATGGGCGATATCCACGCAAAGTGGAGCGCGTTCGGATACAACGTGATACACTGCAACGGCCACGACGTAGAGGACGTATGCGACGCCATAGACGAGGCGAAGGCAAAGAAGGGAATGCCTTCTATAATAATCGCCGAGACCGTAAAGGGCAAGGGCGTATCGTTTATGGAAGGCAACAACAAGTGGCACGGAAGCGCAATAGACGATGAAAGCTATAAGAAGGCCATGGCCGAGCTTAAAGGAGGTGCTTCGGATGCCTAA